The Malus sylvestris chromosome 12, drMalSylv7.2, whole genome shotgun sequence genome contains a region encoding:
- the LOC126592097 gene encoding aspartic proteinase 36-like isoform X2: MAATARTRVAVLVGFVVLFALALNVSGNMVFPVSHKFKGAGKQVSLSAWKEHDALRHQRLLAGSDSAIDLQLGGNGHPSEAGLYIAKIGLGSPSKDFHVQVDTGSDVLWVNCAECSNCPTKSNLGFKLTMYDPKSSSTSSKVTCDQEFCTSSFKGKLPDCKADMLCNYSISYGDGSTTAGYYVKDNIQLDKVTGNHQTTSTNGTIVFGCGAKQSGNLGKSPGAVDGILGFGQANASVISQLSSSGKVKKEFAHCLDNVKGGGIWAIGEVVEPKVKNTTPLIPNLPHYTVTVKSIEVGGDVVDLPTDLFGLFEDRNGAVIDSGTTLAYLAPEVYEPFMKKIYARQSGLKKHIIDKQFTCFEYSGNVDDGFPVVKFNFKNSVVLTAYPHEYLFRLKDDVWCSGWQPNSMKSKGGKSMTILGDLVLSNKLVLYDIENQAIGWTDYNCTSSIKLKDEKSAQAFSVGAHNFSSASGPIIGRW, translated from the exons ATGGCGGCAACAGCAAGGACAAGGGTGGCCGTGTTGGTTGGTTTTGTGGTTTTGTTCGCATTGGCATTAAATGTGTCGGGTAACATGGTGTTTCCGGTGAGCCATAAGTTCAAGGGTGCTGGGAAGCAAGTGTCTTTGAGTGCATGGAAAGAGCATGATGCTCTCCGCCACCAGAGGCTTCTCGCCGGCTCAGACTCCGCTATCGATTTGCAATTAGGTGGCAATGGCCATCCTTCTGAAGCCGG GCTCTACATTGCGAAAATTGGACTTGGCTCCCCTTCAAAGGACTTTCATGTGCAAGTTGATACCGGAAGTGACGTTTTATGGGTGAATTGTGCAGAGTGCAGCAATTGTCCTACTAAAAGTAATCTTGGT TTTAAGCTGACAATGTACGATCCGAAGAGCTCTTCAACTTCAAGCAAGGTTACGTGTGATCAAGAGTTCTGCACTTCCTCATTCAAAGGTAAACTTCCTGATTGCAAGGCAGATATGCTTTGCAATTATAGTATCTCGTACGGAGATGGAAGCACAACTGCTGGTTACTATGTCAAGGACAATATCCAACTTGATAAAGTCACTGGAAACCATCAAACAACCTCAACAAATGGAACCATAGTATTCGG GTGTGGAGCTAAACAATCTGGGAATCTTGGTAAATCTCCCGGAGCAGTTGATGGAATACTTGGTTTTGGACAGGCAAATGCATCCGTGATCTCGCAGCTATCTTCTTCTGGAAAGGTGAAAAAAGAATTCGCACACTGCTTGGATAACGTGAAAGGTGGTGGAATCTGGGCAATTGGGGAAGTGGTGGAACCAAAAGTGAAAAACACAACTCCGCTGATACCAAATCT GCCACATTACACTGTTACGGTGAAGTCCATTGAGGTGGGTGGCGATGTTGTAGATCTTCCAACAGATTTATTTGGCCTTTTTGAAGACCGGAACGGGGCAGTAATTGACAGTGGAACAACCTTGGCTTATCTTGCGCCGGAGGTTTATGAACCTTTTATGAAAAAG ATATATGCTCGACAGTCTGGATTGAAAAAACATATTATTGACAAGCAGTTTACATGTTTTGAGTATTCCGGAAA TGTAGACGATGGGTTTCCCGTTGTGAAGTTTAATTTTAAGAATTCTGTGGTGTTGACTGCATATCCTCATGAGTATCTGTTCCGGTTAAAG GATGATGTCTGGTGTTCTGGTTGGCAACCCAACTCCATGAAATCTAAAGGCGGAAAGTCCATGACTATTCTGGGAG ATTTGGTACTTTCGAATAAGCTAGTCTTGTATGATATCGAAAACCAGGCCATTGGGTGGACTGACTACAACT GCACTTCAAGTATCAAACTGAAGGATGAGAAGTCAGCGCAGGCGTTCTCGGTCGGTGCCCACAATTTTTCTTCAGCTTCGGGTCCGATAATCGGAAG GTGGTGA
- the LOC126594515 gene encoding thioredoxin F-type, chloroplastic-like, with protein sequence MDLQSAALSPRSAGASTSLPCAAKYPIICSSSSTPSSSTSRICFLSQRKSAAVGIGLSKKKTDSCKCTVRSNLDTVGPTVNVGQVTEVDKDTFWPIVKAAGDKTVVLDMYTQWCGPCKVMAPKFQELSKEYLDVVFLKLDCNQENKPLAKELGIRVVPTFKILKDNKVVKEVTGAKFDDLVVAIDAVRSS encoded by the exons ATGGATCTGCAGTCAGCCGCACTCTCTCCTCGCTCCGCCGGCGCATCCACATCCCTACCATGCGCCGCCAAGTACCCGATCATTTGCTCCTCCTCTTCTACTCCCAGTTCGAGCACCAGCAGAATCTGCTTCCTTTCGCAGAGGAAGAGTGCGGCGGTGGGAATTGGATTGAGTAAGAAGAAGACGGATTCCTGTAAGTGTACGGTGAGGTCGAACTTGGACACTGTCGGTCCCACTGTGAATGTGGGCCAAGTCACGGAGGTCGACAAGGACACCTTCTGGCCCATCGTCAAGGCAGCCGGCGACAAGACCGTCGTCCTTGATATGTATACCCAATG GTGCGGTCCTTGCAAAGTGATGGCTCCAAAATTTCAAGAATTGTCCAAGGAGTACCTTGATGTCGTATTTTTAAAGCTTGACTGTAACCAAGAAAATAAG CCATTGGCGAAGGAGCTTGGGATAAGGGTGGTGCCaactttcaagatcttgaaggACAACAAGGTTGTAAAAGAAGTGACGGGGGCCAAATTTGATGATTTAGTTGTTGCTATAGACGCTGTTAGATCGAGCTAA
- the LOC126592775 gene encoding glutamine--fructose-6-phosphate aminotransferase [isomerizing] 1-like, which translates to MCGIFAYLNYDVNRERRYILQVLFNGLRRLEYRGYDSAGISIDHSYSFDPNTPQSSPLHPLVFRQEGNIETLVKSVYQEVAETDLNLEESFSHHAGIAHTRWATHGEPAPRNSHPQSSGSGNEFLVVHNGVITNYEALKESLVRHGFTFESETDTEVIPKLAKYVYDKAKEGEGDQTITFSQVVLEVMRHLEGAYALIFKSRHYPNELIACKRGSPLLLGVREFNENASGGSAFHDDNFLSKSGHPKELFLSSDANAVVEHTKKVLVIEDGEVVHLKDGGVSIMKFDKGQHGGLSRVASVQRALSILEMEVEQINKGSYKHYMQKEIHEQPESLTTTMRGRLLRGGSCKAKTVLLGGLKDHLKTIRRSRRIVFIGCGTSYNAALAARPILEELSGIPVTMEIASDLLDRQGPIYREDTAVFVSQSGETADTLSALEYALENGALCVGITNTVGSAIARNTHCGVHINAGAEIGVASTKAYTSQIVVMAMLALAIGGDTISNQARREAIIDGLFELPNKVREVLKLDGMMKDLAQELIAQQSLLVFGRGYNYATSLEGALKVKEVALMHSEGILAGEMKHGPLALVDETLPTLVIATRDACFSKQQSVIQQLHARKGRLIVMCSKGDAASVCPGGTCRVIEVPQLEDCLQPVVNIVPLQLLAYHLTVLRGFNVDQPRNLAKSVTTQ; encoded by the exons ATGTGTGGGATATTTGCGTATCTGAATTACGACGTCAACAGAGAGAGGCGCTACATTCTTCAGGTGCTTTTCAATGGCCTGAGGCGTTTGGAATACCGGGGATACGATTCCGCCGGGATTTCCATCGATCATTCTTATTCCTTCGATCCAAACACCCCCCAATCTTCCCCGCTTCACCCCCTCGTTTTCCGCCAGGAGGGAAACATCGAGACCCTCGTCAAATCCGTATACCAAG AGGTTGCTGAAACAGATTTAAATTTGGAAGAATCTTTCTCTCACCATGCTGGAATAGCACACACCCGATGGGCCACTCATGGAGAGCCAGCTCCAAGGAACAGCCATCCACAGAGCTCTGGTTCTGGAAATGAATTTTTGGTTGTTCACAATGGAGTCATCACTAATTATGAG GCCTTAAAGGAATCACTAGTTCGGCACGGATTCACCTTTGAATCTGAAACAGACACAGAAGTAATTCCAAAGCTTGCCAAATATGTTTATGATAAAGCTAAGGAAGGAGAAG GTGACCAGACTATCACATTTAGTCAAGTTGTGCTTGAGGTTATGAGGCATCTTGAAGGTGCATATGCCCTGATTTTTAAAAGCCGGCATTATCCAAATGAGTTGATTGCTTGCAAGCGTGGCAGTCCGTTGCTCCTTGGTGTCAGA GAATTTAACGAAAATGCTAGCGGTGGATCTGCATTTCACGATGATAATTTCCTTTCAAAAAGTGGACATCCCAAAGAACTCTTTTTATCCAGTGATGCAAATGCTGTAGTTGAACACACTAAAAAGGTTTTGGTGATTGAGGATGGTGAAGTGGTACATCTGAAG GATGGAGGTGTTTCTATCATGAAGTTCGATAAAGGACAGCATGGTGGCCTTTCAAGGGTTGCATCTGTACAACGAGCTTTGTCCATTCTTGAGATGGAGGTTGAACAAATAAACAAAGGGAGTTACAAACATTATATGCAGAAAGAAATTCATGAACAGCCTGAATCCTTAACTACCACAATGAGGGGGAGACTTTTACGTGGAGGTTCCTGCAAAGCCAAGACTGTTCTCCTAGGTGGACTGAAGGATCACCTTAAAACAATTAGGCGAAGCAGGCGAATTGTTTTCATCGGTTGTGGTACAAGCTACAATGCTGCTTTAGCTGCAAGACctattttggaagaactttcTG GTATTCCTGTCACAATGGAAATTGCTAGTGATTTGTTGGATCGGCAAGGACCTATATACAGAGAAGATACAGCTGTCTTTGTCAGTCAGTCTGGTGAAACAGCAGATACTCTGAGTGCTTTGGAATATGCGTTGGAAAATGGTGCATTGTGCGTTGGCATAACAAATACTGTTGGTAGTGCTATAGCCAGGAATACACACTGCGGTGTTCATATAAATGCTGGCGCTGAGATTGGGGTGGCTAGCACCAAG GCATACACGAGTCAAATAGTGGTGATGGCTATGCTAGCACTAGCTATAGGAGGTGACACAATTTCTAATCAAGCACGAAGAGAGGCTATAATTGACGGTTTATTTGAGTTACCAA ACAAAGTCAGAGAGGTCCTGAAGCTTGACGGGATGATGAAGGATCTTGCACAGGAACTGATAGCTCAGCAGTCACTTCTTGTGTTTGGGAGAGGATACAACTACGCAACATCTCTAGAGGGTGCTTTGAAGGTAAAGGAAGTGGCCCTTATGCACAGTGAAGGAATACTAGCCGGTGAAATGAAACATGGCCCTTTGGCTTTAGTTGATGAAACTCTCCCTACACTTGTGATTGCCACCCGTGATGCTTGCTTCAG TAAGCAGCAGTCAGTTATTCAGCAGCTTCATGCCCGCAAAGGTCGACTCATAGTAATGTGTTCAAAAGGAGATGCTGCATCAGTGTGCCCTGGGGGGACTTGTCGAGTGATTGAAGTTCCTCAGCTTGAGGATTGTCTTCAACCCGTAGTTAACATTGTTCCATTGCAG CTGCTGGCATACCATCTCACCGTTTTAAGAGGTTTCAATGTGGATCAGCCTCGGAATCTTGCAAAGAGCGTGACTACGCAGTAA
- the LOC126593115 gene encoding uncharacterized protein LOC126593115 — protein MSASVSITALVASNPAAAAATGTLHRKTTSSSTITTTTSTAAKRTIFTSTSNSKPNFTASSSSSSHYHHPFILRVTNDPTSSRSTTESELSTTDKRTEADRIVDGLNFGELCNEFECISSPLVESTARQLVRDILELREGNRALGTFAVSVKYKDPVRSFSGRDKYKRPLWITSALEKPSVSVQEMSMLSTSVLSIKWTIKGKAKNIIGGDLIIRINSQFTLNQISGQVIEHEEFWDLSASSAIAKAYFWTSRRLYATIEGGKDLVDLAKTISSKFPREKQNMEIYPDPYGDPTKFFQRDDGFQRDVYQIGLFLALVYFVVQLLKTTL, from the exons ATGAGTGCCTCCGTTTCCATCACTGCCCTCGTTGCCTCTAACCCCGCTGCTGCTGCCGCCACCGGCACCCTCCACCGCAAAACTACTAGTTCCTCCACTATCACCACCACTACTAGTACTGCAGCTAAACGAACAAttttcacctccacctccaATTCCAAGCCTAATTTTActgcctcctcttcctcctcctcccacTACCACCACCCCTTCATACTGCGAG TAACAAATGATCCGACTAGTAGTAGGAGCACTACTGAATCAGAATTGTCGACGACGGATAAAAGAACGGAGGCCGATAGGATTGTTGATGGATTGAACTTTGGGGAGCTATGCAATGAGTTTGAGTGCATTAGTAGCCCCTTGGTGGAGTCTACAGCTCGACAACTTGTACGCGATATCCTTGAGCTACGAGAAGGCAATCGTGCCCTTGGAACCTTTGCTGTTTCTGTTAAATACAAG GACCCAGTTAGAAGTTTTAGCGGACGTGACAAGTACAAGAGACCGCTATGGATAACCAGTGCACTAGAAAAGCCCTCTGTG AGTGTGCAAGAAATGAGCATGTTATCGACGAGTGTCCTGAGTATCAAGTGGACAATCAAAGGGAAGGCGAAGAAcattataggaggagatttgaTCATAAGAATAAATTCCCAGTTCACTCTAAACCAGATAAGTGGCCAAGTCATTGAACATGAAGAGTTTTGGGATTTATCAGCTTCATCAGCCATTGCGAAAGCATATTTCTGGACATCACGCCGTCTTTATGCTACAATTGAGGGTGGAAAAGACTTGGTTGATCTTGCTAAAACCATTTCCAGCAAGTTCCCTAGAGAAAAACAGAACATGGAAATTTATCCAGACCCTTACGGTGATCCAACGAAG TTCTTTCAAAGGGATGATGGTTTCCAGAGAGATGTATACCAAATTGGACTGTTTCTGGCACTGGTTTATTTTGTTGTACAGCTTTTGAAGACAACCTTGTAA
- the LOC126592097 gene encoding aspartic proteinase 36-like isoform X1, which produces MAATARTRVAVLVGFVVLFALALNVSGNMVFPVSHKFKGAGKQVSLSAWKEHDALRHQRLLAGSDSAIDLQLGGNGHPSEAGLYIAKIGLGSPSKDFHVQVDTGSDVLWVNCAECSNCPTKSNLGFKLTMYDPKSSSTSSKVTCDQEFCTSSFKGKLPDCKADMLCNYSISYGDGSTTAGYYVKDNIQLDKVTGNHQTTSTNGTIVFGCGAKQSGNLGKSPGAVDGILGFGQANASVISQLSSSGKVKKEFAHCLDNVKGGGIWAIGEVVEPKVKNTTPLIPNLPHYTVTVKSIEVGGDVVDLPTDLFGLFEDRNGAVIDSGTTLAYLAPEVYEPFMKKIYARQSGLKKHIIDKQFTCFEYSGNVDDGFPVVKFNFKNSVVLTAYPHEYLFRLKDDVWCSGWQPNSMKSKGGKSMTILGDLVLSNKLVLYDIENQAIGWTDYNCTSSIKLKDEKSAQAFSVGAHNFSSASGPIIGRLLAFFLLVISMLQILA; this is translated from the exons ATGGCGGCAACAGCAAGGACAAGGGTGGCCGTGTTGGTTGGTTTTGTGGTTTTGTTCGCATTGGCATTAAATGTGTCGGGTAACATGGTGTTTCCGGTGAGCCATAAGTTCAAGGGTGCTGGGAAGCAAGTGTCTTTGAGTGCATGGAAAGAGCATGATGCTCTCCGCCACCAGAGGCTTCTCGCCGGCTCAGACTCCGCTATCGATTTGCAATTAGGTGGCAATGGCCATCCTTCTGAAGCCGG GCTCTACATTGCGAAAATTGGACTTGGCTCCCCTTCAAAGGACTTTCATGTGCAAGTTGATACCGGAAGTGACGTTTTATGGGTGAATTGTGCAGAGTGCAGCAATTGTCCTACTAAAAGTAATCTTGGT TTTAAGCTGACAATGTACGATCCGAAGAGCTCTTCAACTTCAAGCAAGGTTACGTGTGATCAAGAGTTCTGCACTTCCTCATTCAAAGGTAAACTTCCTGATTGCAAGGCAGATATGCTTTGCAATTATAGTATCTCGTACGGAGATGGAAGCACAACTGCTGGTTACTATGTCAAGGACAATATCCAACTTGATAAAGTCACTGGAAACCATCAAACAACCTCAACAAATGGAACCATAGTATTCGG GTGTGGAGCTAAACAATCTGGGAATCTTGGTAAATCTCCCGGAGCAGTTGATGGAATACTTGGTTTTGGACAGGCAAATGCATCCGTGATCTCGCAGCTATCTTCTTCTGGAAAGGTGAAAAAAGAATTCGCACACTGCTTGGATAACGTGAAAGGTGGTGGAATCTGGGCAATTGGGGAAGTGGTGGAACCAAAAGTGAAAAACACAACTCCGCTGATACCAAATCT GCCACATTACACTGTTACGGTGAAGTCCATTGAGGTGGGTGGCGATGTTGTAGATCTTCCAACAGATTTATTTGGCCTTTTTGAAGACCGGAACGGGGCAGTAATTGACAGTGGAACAACCTTGGCTTATCTTGCGCCGGAGGTTTATGAACCTTTTATGAAAAAG ATATATGCTCGACAGTCTGGATTGAAAAAACATATTATTGACAAGCAGTTTACATGTTTTGAGTATTCCGGAAA TGTAGACGATGGGTTTCCCGTTGTGAAGTTTAATTTTAAGAATTCTGTGGTGTTGACTGCATATCCTCATGAGTATCTGTTCCGGTTAAAG GATGATGTCTGGTGTTCTGGTTGGCAACCCAACTCCATGAAATCTAAAGGCGGAAAGTCCATGACTATTCTGGGAG ATTTGGTACTTTCGAATAAGCTAGTCTTGTATGATATCGAAAACCAGGCCATTGGGTGGACTGACTACAACT GCACTTCAAGTATCAAACTGAAGGATGAGAAGTCAGCGCAGGCGTTCTCGGTCGGTGCCCACAATTTTTCTTCAGCTTCGGGTCCGATAATCGGAAGGTTATTGGCATTCTTCTTGTTAGTGATTTCCATGCTGCAAATATTGGCTTAA